A stretch of the Hydra vulgaris chromosome 09, alternate assembly HydraT2T_AEP genome encodes the following:
- the LOC136085029 gene encoding uncharacterized protein LOC136085029, producing MEGVYHLGKFYLKIIRQLWILFSANFDRMKISIALFLLNAMVFKKVFACSPPANTANDCLKICEHTIDCIYFTWNQLNHFCFLKGGVGWTKIQVENAVGGYVGGSIEEGVDYYGGDLPNCIF from the exons ATGGAGGGTGTTTATCATCtaggaaaattttatttaaaaattattcgtcAACTTTGGATCCTGTTTTCGGCAAATTTTGACcg aatgaAGATTTCTATAgctttgtttttacttaatgcgatggtatttaaaaaagtgtttgctTGCAGTCCACCAGCAAATACTGCTAATGATTGCCTAAAAATTTGCGAACACACTATAGATTGCATTTATTTCACTTGGAATCAATTAAACCATTTCTGTTTCCTTAAG ggaGGTGTTGGTTGGACAAAAATTCAAGTCGAAAATGCTGTAGGAGGTTATGTCGGAGGATCAATTGAAGAAGGGGTTGATTATTATGGAGGGGATTTAcctaattgtattttttaa